From the genome of Epinephelus lanceolatus isolate andai-2023 chromosome 23, ASM4190304v1, whole genome shotgun sequence, one region includes:
- the lum gene encoding lumican yields MFPLRVPLLIALVGVALCQYYDYDYQPVSMLGPSGPNCNQECDCPINFPSAMYCDSRKLKFVPVVPTGIKYLYLQNNQIEEIKGGVFDNVTDGLRWLVLDNNQITNGKIAKGTIDKLTGLEKLFFSNNELTEPVIPPSKALDELKMMHNKLTKFPSGLLNDKENLTSISLQHNQLSSDGISGAFKGLKKLLSLDVSHNKLKKLPAGVPSSLEILYADYNDIDSVGAGYLNKLPALQYLRISHNKLVDSGIPAGVFNVSSLVELDLSFNKLQSIPEINQQLEQLYLQANEINKFDLASFCKYVDPLNFSRLKHLRLDANNVTHSSMPPEYSNCLRQAADIMFE; encoded by the exons ATGTTCCCTCTCCGTGTACCCCTGTTGATTGCATTGGTCGGTGTGGCCCTGTGCCAGTATTATGACTACGACTACCAGCCTGTTTCCATGCTAGGACCCTCAGGGCCCAACTGTAATCAAGAATGTGACTGCCCAATCAACTTCCCCAGTGCCATGTACTGCGACAGCCGCAAGCTCAAGTTTGTTCCTGTAGTCCCAACAGGGATCAAGTACCTGTACCTCCAGAACAACCAGATAGAAGAGATCAAGGGTGGAGTGTTTGATAATGTTACTGATGGACTTCGCTGGCTGGTACTTGACAACAACCAGATCACCAATGGTAAGATAGCAAAGGGCACAATCGACAAACTCACAGGTCTGGAGAAGCTATTCTTCAGCAACAACGAACTGACAGAGCCAGTCATCCCTCCCTCAAAGGCCCTTGATGAGTTGAAGATGATGCACAACAAGTTGACCAAGTTCCCGTCTGGACTCTTGAATGACAAGGAGAACTTGACCTCCATCAGCCTCCAGCACAATCAGCTAAGCTCCGACGGCATCAGTGGTGCATTCAAAGGCCTGAAGAAGCTGCTGTCCCTGGACGTGAGCCACAACAAGCTGAAGAAGCTGCCAGCCGGTGTCCCAAGTTCACTGGAAATCCTCTACGCCGACTACAACGATATCGACAGCGTAGGAGCAGGATACCTGAACAAGCTGCCCGCGCTGCAGTACCTAAGGATCTCCCACAACAAGCTGGTGGACTCCGGAATCCCTGCGGGAGTCTTCAATGTGTCGTCACTGGTGGAGCTGGACCTGTCTTTCAACAAACTGCAATCCATTCCTGAGATCAACCAGCAGCTGGAGCAACTCTACCTGCAGGCCAACGAGATCAACA AGTTCGATCTGGCAAGTTTCTGCAAGTACGTCGATCCCCTCAACTTTTCCCGCCTGAAGCATCTGCGTCTGGACGCCAACAatgtcacacacagcagcatgcCCCCTGAATACTCCAACTGCCTGCGCCAAGCTGCAGATATCATGTTTGAATAA